A section of the Mastomys coucha isolate ucsf_1 unplaced genomic scaffold, UCSF_Mcou_1 pScaffold15, whole genome shotgun sequence genome encodes:
- the LOC116092297 gene encoding olfactory receptor 4K3-like, translating to MIGMNESMVSEFVLLGLSHSQNLQVLLFVIFLILYLLIVLGNIVIMILITIDRHLHSPMYFLLANLSFVDIWLSSVTTPKMVTDFLREHKTISFEGCMSQVFFAHCIAAGEMVLLLVMAYDRYVAICKPLHYFNIMNLKRCTGLVLTSWTVGFVHALSQLVAVLQLPLCDPLEIDSFFCDMPLVIKLACTDSHDLDILMNADCGIVVVSCFIMLLISYTYILLTVRRSSKAGASKALSTCTAHITVVLLLFLPCIFIYVWPLNITWLDKFLAVFYSVVTPLLNPAIYTLRNKEIKNALKRLKSSFMNHKVNT from the coding sequence ATGATTGGAATGAATGAGTCCATGGTTTCAGAATTTGTGCTTTTGGGACTTTCCCACTCACAGAATCTTCAGGTCTTGCTCTTTGTGATATTTTTGATACTTTATCTGCTCATTGTTTTGGGAAACATTGTCATCATGATCTTAATAACCATTGACCGCCATCTGCATTCCCCTATGTACTTCTTGTTGGCCAACTTGTCCTTTGTTGATATATGGCTTTCTTCAGTTACCACTCCAAAAATGGTCACAGACTTTCTCAGGGAACACAAGACCATTTCCTTTGAAGGATGCATGTCCCAGGTCTTCTTTGCCCATTGCATTGCTGCAGGAGAGATGGTGCTCTTGCTGGTTATGGcgtatgaccgctatgtggccatctgcaaacCACTCCACTATTTCAACATCATGAACCTGAAAAGATGCACTGGATTGGTGTTGACTTCCTGGACCGTTGGCTTTGTACATGCCTTGAGTCAGCTTGTAGCAGTTCTGCAGCTACCTCTCTGTGACCCACTGGAAATAGACAGTTTTTTCTGTGATATGCCACTCGTAATCAAGCTAGCCTGCACGGATTCCCATGATTTGGACATTTTAATGAATGCTGACTGTGGGATTGTGGTTGTATCTTGCTTTATTATGTTGCTCATATCCTATACTTATATTCTTCTCACTGTTCGCAGGAGCTCCAAAGCCGGGGCGTCTAAGGCCCTGTCCACATGCACTGCCCACATCACTGTGGTGTTGCTCCTCTTTTTGCCCTGCATCTTCATCTATGTCTGGCCCCTCAATATCACCTGGTTGGACAAATTTCTTGCTGTGTTTTATTCTGTTGTTACACCCCTCCTAAATCCAGCCATTTATAcactgagaaataaagaaataaaaaatgctctaaaaagattaaaaagctCTTTTATGAATCACAAGGTAAATACTTAA